In a single window of the Desulfonatronum thiodismutans genome:
- a CDS encoding PAS domain S-box protein, protein MHQWPNSDHHIGDRLRYLRTLKNMTQAELAQKLDISLRQYNRVERGESQPTIALLERICAVLDSCLSTLFLVFDAEGRSDCLERTGEKQVDCGHSLTGVWTLRTTSGPPRWSASLYQLLGYTPFSVKPTLSRFLKHVSPEGQSACKAFIDATKQSENIGSQFLRIVTKSSEKRFVVISMDFLPGESTDAEPYILVQDVTDRILMDRDLVRGNEQLEEYVREKNSELELTLYRYQQEISERIKLEKFLNIYKMMVMNSNDAQVYVNMEGIIVVANVAYEKIINIPVQKIIGILHQVFISRNFGDAYYDLEVKPRVDTALLHGRITFYDGWITLDSGRRYLSRSYTPCREGKNMVGVIITVHDLTHLMIARDQLAESEARFRNLLANIPNVAVQGYRMDGTTFYWNQASEQIYGYSYEEVVGRKIQDLIIPPEIREEVETAMHHMAQTGEPIPASELWLMRKDGSLVPVYSSYAIVKKEGAPAELFRIDIDLTDRLTAEKAVRKSNERLRSLYENTPAMLHSINDNGEIVSVSNMWLEKLGYTREEVLGRRSVDFFTEESRCRAVEVNIPRFFETGSAYDLPYQMVTKDGRILEVLMSGVSEYDEDVVFLRSMAVTQDVTERRKAEKALVESERRFRTLVENLPVLINAGTTEPNVGFTYWNKACEVITGYSQEEALLNPEIFALMYPDQGYREQIVRDWEEKKGQFDNKEIILTSKDGSQHCVAWSNLPRELSFTGNAAWAVGVDITQRKLVEKAVLDQKSYLRAILDTTRDGFCIVDLQGHIDDVNEAYCHMSGYTREELLRMHIKDLDSDETPSEIAERVARIITNGCELFEVRQRRSDGKVYNIEASATLLNMNGGKIVCFLRDITQRKQAEAALAQAKEIAEAANRSKSDFLAKISHEVRTPLNGIVGFASLLVDTSLDAEQRECVSHIIASSEKMLNLLNTLLDFSKVEAGKIELQDESFSPCSVVKEAVNLMTPLARQKSLALKWNVAEDVPNVLRGDMDRLRQILLNLVDNAIKFTDQGTVDLFCSLEMIDGPRALLRFTVKDTGIGISPDQIDALFSPYVRGKNVGRHSGTGLGLAICKELVELMGGEIRVQSTEGEGATFWFTAWFSLLETVAED, encoded by the coding sequence ATGCATCAATGGCCAAATTCGGATCACCACATTGGAGATCGGTTACGGTATTTGCGGACGCTAAAAAACATGACCCAGGCCGAACTGGCGCAAAAGCTCGACATCAGCCTGAGACAGTATAACCGCGTTGAACGGGGCGAGTCGCAACCGACCATCGCGTTGTTAGAGCGGATTTGCGCGGTCCTTGATTCATGCTTGAGCACGCTTTTTTTGGTTTTCGACGCGGAGGGAAGAAGTGACTGTCTCGAAAGAACTGGAGAAAAACAAGTTGATTGCGGACATTCACTGACCGGGGTGTGGACCTTGAGAACCACCTCCGGACCGCCTCGCTGGTCCGCTTCCCTGTATCAGCTTCTTGGCTACACGCCTTTTTCCGTCAAGCCCACCTTGAGTCGCTTTTTAAAGCATGTTTCTCCTGAAGGCCAATCCGCATGCAAAGCGTTTATTGATGCCACGAAGCAATCAGAAAACATCGGGAGCCAGTTTCTCCGTATAGTCACAAAATCATCGGAAAAACGTTTTGTAGTGATTTCCATGGATTTCCTTCCCGGAGAAAGCACTGATGCAGAACCTTATATTCTTGTCCAGGATGTAACGGATAGAATACTCATGGATCGTGATCTTGTTCGTGGAAATGAGCAACTGGAAGAATATGTTCGTGAGAAAAACAGCGAACTTGAGTTGACGCTGTATCGCTATCAGCAGGAGATTTCAGAGCGTATCAAATTAGAAAAATTTTTAAATATTTACAAGATGATGGTCATGAATTCAAATGACGCGCAAGTATACGTCAATATGGAAGGAATCATCGTCGTCGCGAATGTCGCCTATGAAAAGATTATTAATATTCCGGTGCAAAAAATAATCGGAATATTACACCAGGTTTTCATTTCCAGAAATTTTGGCGACGCATATTATGATCTTGAAGTTAAACCGCGCGTGGATACCGCTCTTCTGCATGGAAGAATAACATTTTATGACGGATGGATAACTCTGGATTCAGGCCGTAGGTATTTGAGTCGTAGCTACACCCCATGCAGAGAGGGGAAAAATATGGTCGGGGTGATCATCACGGTACATGACCTCACCCATCTGATGATTGCCCGTGATCAACTCGCGGAAAGCGAAGCCCGCTTTCGTAACCTTCTCGCCAACATCCCCAACGTGGCCGTCCAGGGGTATCGCATGGACGGCACGACTTTTTATTGGAACCAGGCTTCGGAACAGATTTATGGTTATTCCTACGAGGAAGTCGTGGGCCGTAAAATCCAGGACCTGATCATTCCTCCGGAAATACGGGAAGAGGTCGAAACGGCGATGCACCATATGGCCCAAACCGGCGAGCCCATCCCCGCCTCCGAGTTGTGGCTGATGCGCAAGGACGGCTCCCTGGTCCCCGTGTATTCCAGCTACGCGATCGTCAAAAAGGAGGGCGCCCCAGCGGAATTGTTCCGCATTGACATCGACCTTACCGACAGACTGACGGCCGAGAAGGCGGTACGGAAAAGCAATGAACGTCTCCGTTCCTTGTACGAAAACACCCCGGCCATGCTCCATTCCATTAATGATAACGGCGAAATCGTCAGCGTCAGCAACATGTGGCTCGAAAAACTCGGCTACACCCGGGAAGAAGTGCTGGGACGCCGCTCCGTGGACTTTTTCACAGAGGAATCCAGATGTAGGGCAGTGGAAGTGAACATCCCCAGGTTTTTCGAAACCGGCTCGGCGTATGACCTGCCGTACCAGATGGTGACCAAGGATGGGCGGATACTGGAAGTGTTGATGTCCGGCGTGTCCGAATACGATGAAGACGTTGTCTTTCTGAGGTCCATGGCCGTTACCCAGGACGTTACGGAACGTAGAAAGGCCGAAAAAGCACTCGTGGAGAGTGAACGACGCTTTCGCACGCTGGTTGAAAACCTGCCCGTATTGATCAATGCCGGGACAACAGAACCGAACGTTGGGTTCACCTATTGGAATAAGGCCTGCGAAGTTATTACCGGTTATTCTCAAGAAGAGGCCCTCCTCAATCCTGAAATTTTTGCCCTGATGTATCCGGACCAAGGGTATCGTGAGCAGATCGTGCGTGATTGGGAGGAAAAAAAGGGGCAATTTGATAACAAGGAAATTATTCTGACATCCAAGGATGGATCACAACACTGCGTCGCATGGTCGAACCTTCCACGAGAACTGAGCTTTACGGGGAACGCCGCTTGGGCCGTCGGCGTGGATATCACTCAACGCAAGCTGGTCGAAAAGGCGGTGCTTGATCAAAAATCCTACTTACGGGCAATTCTTGATACGACACGAGACGGGTTCTGCATTGTCGACCTCCAAGGTCATATCGACGACGTCAATGAGGCGTATTGTCATATGTCCGGATATACCAGGGAAGAGTTGCTACGCATGCACATCAAAGACCTGGATAGTGACGAAACTCCGTCTGAAATCGCGGAAAGAGTGGCGCGCATCATCACAAACGGTTGCGAGCTGTTCGAAGTCCGGCAACGGAGAAGTGACGGTAAAGTTTATAACATCGAGGCCTCCGCGACATTGTTGAACATGAACGGAGGAAAGATCGTCTGCTTTTTGCGGGACATCACGCAGCGGAAGCAGGCCGAGGCAGCGTTGGCCCAAGCCAAGGAAATCGCGGAAGCAGCCAATCGGTCCAAAAGCGACTTCCTGGCCAAGATCAGCCATGAAGTCCGGACGCCTTTGAACGGAATCGTTGGTTTTGCCAGCCTTCTCGTGGACACCTCTCTTGATGCGGAACAGCGCGAATGCGTCTCGCATATTATCGCGAGTTCGGAAAAAATGCTCAACCTGCTCAATACCTTGCTCGACTTTTCGAAGGTCGAGGCTGGGAAGATCGAACTACAGGATGAATCCTTCTCGCCCTGCTCGGTCGTGAAGGAGGCGGTGAACCTGATGACCCCCTTGGCCCGTCAAAAGAGCCTTGCCCTGAAATGGAACGTTGCGGAGGATGTGCCGAATGTTCTCCGGGGAGACATGGACAGGTTGCGACAAATTCTGCTGAACCTTGTCGACAACGCCATCAAGTTTACGGATCAGGGCACAGTGGACCTGTTTTGTAGTCTGGAGATGATTGACGGTCCAAGAGCTCTGTTGCGTTTCACGGTCAAGGATACGGGGATCGGCATTTCACCGGACCAGATCGATGCGCTGTTTTCTCCGTATGTTCGTGGAAAGAACGTGGGTCGACATTCCGGTACCGGACTGGGCCTGGCCATCTGCAAGGAACTGGTGGAATTGATGGGCGGCGAAATCCGGGTGCAAAGCACGGAAGGCGAAGGGGCGACGTTCTGGTTCACGGCCTGGTTCTCGTTGCTTGAGACGGTAGCTGAAGACTGA
- a CDS encoding PAS domain-containing hybrid sensor histidine kinase/response regulator, translating into MKQTAFETNLHAAPASQEKDDFPPKAALRESEAMPLECLEAAGIGSYVVDLVGAVCNSSTVLNSLLGTPQQEKHLPKIWPSSIHPQWRDQVMRARDEAMKKCERFDQEYKIIRQDDGRERWVHDVGSFEGDDQGKPVRMIGAIRDITEQKKMEQEQEKLQVQLLQAQKMEAVGILTGGVAHNFNNILQTMSGTIELMRPSVPRDHPDIGRLRTLAKSVDRGAYLVRQLLQFSRKAETHKEWMDMNQEVAHVVALLEHVIPRMISVEVRLVEDIWTVNADRVQVEQVLLNLANNAVDAMSDGGRLTIATQNVMIDESHALGLPGVQPGPHVLLTITDTGCGMDKETLEHVFDPFFTTKCVGKGSGLGLATTFEIISGHGGHVACSSEPGLGTTFKIYLSAAPDREAVQDEPEQVAPVFPEGDETIMVVDDEPDIRELTKESLESLGYAVIAVKNGEDALVVYAEKKNTVRLVILDLGMPGMGGRRCLRELRRIDPEVKVLVASGYHEVGLVDEVLKNGAAGFIHKPYQLRDLAIRVRDVLNHDRQEDGEV; encoded by the coding sequence ATGAAACAGACCGCCTTCGAAACGAACCTCCATGCTGCTCCCGCCAGCCAGGAGAAGGATGACTTCCCGCCCAAGGCAGCCTTACGAGAGAGCGAGGCAATGCCGCTTGAATGTCTGGAAGCCGCCGGGATAGGGAGCTATGTCGTGGATTTGGTCGGAGCTGTCTGCAACAGCTCAACAGTACTCAACTCCCTTTTGGGCACCCCACAGCAGGAAAAGCATCTTCCGAAAATTTGGCCGTCCTCCATTCATCCTCAATGGCGGGATCAGGTCATGCGTGCGCGCGACGAAGCCATGAAAAAATGTGAGCGTTTCGACCAGGAATACAAGATTATCCGGCAAGACGACGGCAGGGAACGCTGGGTGCACGACGTGGGAAGTTTTGAAGGGGATGATCAGGGCAAGCCGGTCAGGATGATAGGCGCCATCAGGGATATTACGGAACAAAAAAAAATGGAGCAAGAACAGGAAAAACTTCAAGTACAGCTGCTTCAGGCGCAGAAGATGGAGGCCGTGGGCATTCTGACGGGCGGCGTGGCCCATAATTTTAACAATATCCTGCAAACCATGAGCGGAACCATTGAACTTATGCGTCCAAGCGTTCCCCGTGACCATCCCGACATCGGCCGTCTGCGGACACTCGCCAAGTCCGTTGATCGCGGCGCTTATCTGGTCCGGCAACTCTTGCAGTTCAGCCGCAAGGCCGAAACCCACAAGGAATGGATGGATATGAACCAGGAAGTCGCTCACGTCGTCGCGTTGCTGGAACATGTCATCCCCAGGATGATCAGTGTGGAGGTACGCCTTGTTGAGGATATCTGGACCGTCAACGCCGATCGGGTTCAGGTGGAGCAGGTGCTGCTCAACCTGGCGAACAATGCCGTGGACGCCATGTCGGACGGCGGTCGGCTGACCATCGCGACGCAAAACGTGATGATCGACGAGTCACATGCCCTCGGCCTCCCTGGTGTTCAGCCCGGCCCGCATGTCTTGCTGACGATCACGGACACCGGGTGCGGAATGGACAAGGAGACGCTGGAGCATGTTTTTGACCCATTCTTCACCACGAAATGTGTCGGCAAAGGCTCCGGACTGGGGCTCGCCACGACGTTCGAGATCATCTCTGGCCACGGCGGACATGTCGCATGCTCCAGCGAACCGGGCCTGGGGACCACGTTCAAAATCTACTTGTCGGCCGCGCCGGATCGCGAGGCGGTTCAGGATGAGCCGGAGCAGGTTGCCCCGGTTTTTCCGGAAGGTGATGAAACCATTATGGTGGTGGACGACGAGCCGGACATTCGTGAATTGACCAAGGAGTCCCTTGAGTCACTTGGGTATGCCGTGATCGCGGTGAAAAACGGAGAGGATGCCCTGGTAGTTTACGCGGAAAAGAAAAACACAGTCCGGCTGGTCATTCTTGATCTGGGCATGCCCGGCATGGGAGGGCGACGCTGTTTGCGCGAATTGCGGCGCATCGATCCAGAGGTGAAGGTCCTCGTGGCCAGCGGATACCATGAAGTCGGACTGGTTGATGAGGTCTTGAAAAACGGTGCGGCCGGATTCATCCACAAGCCCTATCAGCTTCGCGACCTGGCCATCCGGGTTCGAGACGTGCTGAACCATGATCGGCAAGAGGACGGCGAGGTGTAG